The Pantoea vagans genome contains the following window.
CGCACTTAGGCAGGATTTCACGCACGGACTCAATGCCGGTATCAACACCAGTTTTCGGCACAACTTTGAATGTCATGGAATATGTCTGACCGTCGATTTCGTATCCTTCACGCGCCAACTCTTTGCGGGATTTGGCATCTGATCCAAACTCACGGTTTTCGATATCGTGCGGCCCCCAGTGCTCACCGTACTCATAGCCACGATCTTTCAGCACCTTCATGTAATGGCGCAGACCTTCACCGCTGTTCTCGTAGTAGTCGATGACATGAAATTCCTCGCCAACTTCGCGTACGAACCAGATAGCCGTTGAGTCACCCACGCCGATATCCCAGAACGTGTGAACCGGCAGGTGTGAGTTATCAGGCAAGGTGCCAATGCGTTTGTTGGTATAGAGCCAGCGAAACTGCTTGGCGTAGTACGCGCCCTCGACAGATTGCTGGAATGCTTCAGCGGGTATCGTTGGATACTCGCGCTTCATGTCATCGCCGAGCGTCTTCTCTTTGGCGTAGTACCAGGCTCTCTGGCGCTCGTTGAGGATGACTCCGTGCTTGGCTTCCATCTCATCGAAATAATCAACCAGGCGCTGAGGTAACGCCTCTACCGGGTCGATTGCATAGAGAGGATTCTTCCACCAAGAGAAGAAGAAAAACTTCCAGTCGAGGTTTGATAGCTGCTTACCCTGCAGCTGAGCTTTCTCTGCTGTCTGGCAGTAATCGAAGAAGTAACTGGCACGACCTTCAGCTGTGCTTTCGATGGTGGTGAAGCAATCGCTTGATACCGCCTCAAAGGCACCGGTGACAATCTCGCGAGCTTTTTCAGGAAATTTGGCGCATATCTTCCCGAACTCTGACACGTGCAGGAAACGCAGCGTTCCGCCACGGAATGAGGTGCTGACGTAGAGTGATCCGCCCTTCTTGAAAACCAGTTCGCCAGCTGAGTCATTGCTCGCAGGATTTGCCGCTCTGATTTCCGCTGGCAGTAGGTCATAGGCATACTTGACCTTTTCGCGAAACAGGCGCTTAGCGTCATTCAGCGTATGGGCGATCAGCGCACACTTCGCAGCCTCGAACAAGGCTGCATCCAACTGGATAATGCAGACTTCGGTGGTAAAGCCAAGCTGGCGCGCTTTGAGGATGATATTGCGGGTGTGCATGCCATTGAAGTATTCAAGCTGCTCCGGCGTCATTTTGAACCGGACTGGCTTACCTTCTTTGTTGGTGATCCAGTAGAGGTTGTTCAGTCGCCAGAGCTTGTCACGCAGAAGCGCGAGGTGTTCTGGCTTCATGGTTACCCCTTGGCTAAATCATCCATCAGATCGGAAAGTTTCTTCGTTGACTCGTCGCCGGTTGGTCCGTCGATATCGTAAGCCTGTCTCTCAAGGCCAATCAGCGTTTTGAGGGTATCGGATAAATCTTTCATCGACTTCACTCGGCCCGGCATGCTGATGACCTTATGATAAATCTCGTTGAGTTTGTCGTAGCCCTTATCATCAGGCTGATACATCAACTCGCCCAACTGCTGAAGCGCTGGCACGTCCGCGCACTCTGCTTCGAGTTCATCAAACAAAGAGTTGGCAATATTTCTTGCACGCCGGATGTCACCGCGATGCTCCATGCGAACGCTGGCTATTACCTCTGCGTTTGCCTCAATTAGTATCCGTTCGTTG
Protein-coding sequences here:
- a CDS encoding terminase — encoded protein: MKPEHLALLRDKLWRLNNLYWITNKEGKPVRFKMTPEQLEYFNGMHTRNIILKARQLGFTTEVCIIQLDAALFEAAKCALIAHTLNDAKRLFREKVKYAYDLLPAEIRAANPASNDSAGELVFKKGGSLYVSTSFRGGTLRFLHVSEFGKICAKFPEKAREIVTGAFEAVSSDCFTTIESTAEGRASYFFDYCQTAEKAQLQGKQLSNLDWKFFFFSWWKNPLYAIDPVEALPQRLVDYFDEMEAKHGVILNERQRAWYYAKEKTLGDDMKREYPTIPAEAFQQSVEGAYYAKQFRWLYTNKRIGTLPDNSHLPVHTFWDIGVGDSTAIWFVREVGEEFHVIDYYENSGEGLRHYMKVLKDRGYEYGEHWGPHDIENREFGSDAKSRKELAREGYEIDGQTYSMTFKVVPKTGVDTGIESVREILPKCVFDEEKCSEGITHLEGYRKEWDDKRGCWKDKPLHDHTSHGSDGFRYFAVAKNNHKSVGAIFF